From the genome of Heliangelus exortis chromosome 23, bHelExo1.hap1, whole genome shotgun sequence:
CTTTCCTTGCAATGAAGATGTCAAGATGAACAGGGCTGGAGGCAGATGGTGGCCTcaagggaggagcagcagcccccagcagctcaaGGCAGGGGGGTGCACGCACACACCCACTGCTTCAGGCTGTGATGCTGGCCAAGGGAAttaaaaacactggaaatgttgagctggagcagagaaatCTGTCTTTTGCTGTCATCAGAgcagggggtgctgggctgaAGACCAAGGGGCAGGGAGGCAGTCTGAGTTTTCTCTGGTTTGTCCCACTTTCCCTCCTTGGCCCTGCAGAGGTGACCTCTGGGTGAGGCTGTCCCTGACAGGGTAGTTTAAGTGCAAAGAACACTGAGACAGAACCCCTCAGACTATTCCTCTTCATTCTACTTCCCAATaatattttcctgctcttccttcatCCCAGTGTTTGTTAAGGGACGTGGTTTGGGGACATGGCACAAGTCAGCTTGTACTCACTCATTCACCAACCcattctgcttttccaggatTCAGCTGTAATTGCTCAGAGCCTGGGAGCACATGTTGAGTTCAGAGCTCTCCTGGAGGagggcaggcagcacaggggACTTCTCTTTAAGGCAGTGGCTGAAATTCAAGCAGGTCTCTCTGCTGGccacacaggaaaacaaaaccactacTCAAGGGCCATTGAGGAGGTGCTGGTTAGATCAGTTGCTGAAGTCATCACACTGTGAACTAGTATTTTATTGGCAGCTACCAGGGACAAAGGAAAGCCCCACCAACAgctaaatctattttaaaagcacttgAAATCCTGCTTCAAAACCAATGGAACAAATAGCAACCAAGCAAAACCCAAGCTCTGCAtccattgtttttttcctaggatTTTCTCTGTAAGAACCAGAGCGAACCAGATGGATCAAGCCATCACTCAGAACAACTCAAAGAGCTGGGAACAGCATCTCTTACCTTCTCATCTGCAGGCAAAATGCCAGGAGGAGAGAACAAGTGCAGAGGGAAAGCGAGGCAGGTGGCTCCCATCTCCCTCCCCCAGACATGGGCCCTTTGATGGGGAACCTGCCAGACACAGGAGCTGCacattctgcttttcagcaagagctggaaagcagctcagtgctgcagggcagtgagACAGAAGCTCTGCTTCAAAGGGTAGGGGGCATTTATTTAAGCTGCCCAGCTGTCTTCATGGCATGACACAGGATGGAGTTGGGTTGCCTCATCTCTGCCCTGGCTGTGATCCTGTTCCTGTGTCACTGGGAACCTTACATTAATAATGCAGATAAATACCTCTCCTGAACCACAGTCAGAGGAGGTCTGAGCTGTctgccaaaccaaaccagagcaGGGATAAGTTTTGGTACCTTGGGTTAATGCAAAACTGCTGTGCTAGAGGCACAGAAGTCCCAACCTTCTCTTGACCACTTGATTCCATTCCCTGATTTATCTCTAGCTTCAGGAACCTCTTCCTATCTGTATCTCTTGCTCTATAGAATGTGTAAAATGTGTATAGAATGTGTATATCTGTATCTATCTGTATCTCTTACTCTATAGAATGTGTAAAATGCAGCCAGAAAAcacccacagcatccccagtTCTCCTCAGTGCTCAGGTCACTCAGTGTCTGAGCACCAAAGTCAATtccatcctctcctctctcaAGACCTCAAGGAGAAGCCTGTGCTAGCCCCAGCCTTGTTCCCAAAGTCCCAGCAATGTTttcacactgctgctgcacCTTTTCTGGAAAGGGTGAAAATCTGCCCCAAGGAAGGCAGAAGTTTGGTTTTGTAAGGAGATTAATTTCCtacatttctcaaaaaaataaaataaaataaaataaaaaaaatacacatgaTAAGTCCCAGAATTCATCTTCTTAATATTCATCTATTGGTAAAGAAAGCAGCTGGAGTCCTTGCCAAGCTAAGATGCCCCTGTAGCTCTTCACACCCCCAGACTTACATCCTCCTCACTccaccttccccttcctttgtGCACCCCCAGGATCCCGAGCCACCTGTCTCTGGAGGTACCAAATCCCTCTGCTGGCAAGAAAATGTGTAAAGCAGAGATAAGGCCTTCGAGCTGCCCAGGGTGCAGGCTCAGGGCTGATGAATGATTTGCAGTGCTGTCTCTCAGCCACTGCTTCTGATGCACTTTGGGTCAGCAGAGGACAGGCAAAAGCCTGTGAGGGGAATTAGGTGGTGGGGTTTTTCATCTTGGGTAACCTTCCCTCTTTCTCTGGACTCTGGTACAGTTGCTATTACTCTGCTCTCTAGGCAGCCCTGGACAGGGCAGGTCCGCAGAAACTCAGGCATGTTTTGCCCCTATAAACACAGCTCTTTCACCTTGGTGGGGCTCTGAAAATGCCTCTGCTGCACGTGTTTTGTGTTTGACAAAACAGGAACATCAGATCATCTGCATTCATTTGCATATCTGACTTAAAACATGGCACATGGCAGCCCTAGCTTTAACTTTTCACATATGTTCTTTGCATCACAGCCAAGAGGAACCAAACTCTCAAGCCAAGAACCTGAGAATATCAAAATCCTTTCTCACCCCAGACCCCAAACATGCAGTTTGCAAGCTCAAGGGCTGCCCCAAACCAGACCCCAAGTACTCTGGGGCAGATTTCTCTTTGGCTCTGATAAGCTCAGCCTTTGGCAGGAGTGTCCTGGGCTCCAGGCAGCCtcaagctgcagcaggagacaAAGTGTCTGTGGAGCTCCATGGgtgctgtgtgtctgtgcatgtgTGGCAGGGATGACAGACAATAAACCCAGCTTGGTGTGCCAGGAGCCCTGGAAATAAGGAGCCAGAGGGTGATGGATGTGCCTGGAGCAGAACGGAGGGGTAGGCTCTCTGGTAGCTGCCATGCAGAGAGCTGgctggagccaggaggatggCATTGTGCAGATAAATGAGATTTCACTTCCCTGCTGGGTCTCtttccatctgtttttctgtttctggaggCAAATACTGGGAAGCTTCATTCACAATCTGCCAGGAGACCTTCTCATTTCAAAGGGATCCCTCCCAGGTTTTTTAGGGTCCCCAAAAGCAGACAGCTAACCTTACATGCAGCCCTCTCATCTCCTTACCAGGGCAAAAGCAACAAGACACTTCTCCCCAACATCTCCTCAATGTTCACTTTATAAGGAATAATTTTATTGCTGCTGACTGGGACATCCTCAGGACAACAGAGTCCCCAGCTCACAGGTCCCCACTCCTTTTGGGTGGCCCTTcagagctgcctcctcctttcttttcctgtatccATCAACACCTTTGCTCCCTCCCTTGCCTTTCACATCCATCTGACTCCAAGTTTCCTTGTCCCTCTTGACTGGGTTTGCTGCAGGAGATTTTCACCCTGCAGATCTTTAGGCTACTTGAATCCTGCCACCACCCTCTGAAacatctgctttccttttgctggttttctctCACCAGACAGCACCCCACTGCAGGAAGAGCCACAAATTCTCTAGCACAGTAATTGCACCAGTGACCCAAGAGTCAGGACACAGAGATTCAGCCTTGCAGGGAGCTGATGTAGCAGGAGTTGACCCTGTGCCTCCACAAAGCATCTTTCTGGGGCAGCTCTGACCCACCTGAGCTGTGGCTCACACAGCATCAGCAGAAGGGTTttaattagaaagaatttctttctggagagggtgctcagccattggaatgggctgcccagggaaggggtggattctccatccctggagatatttcaaaagagcctggatgtggcactcagtgccatgggctgggaaccacggggggagtggagcaagggttggacttgatgagctctgaggtcccttccaacccagccaattctatgattctgtgattctatgaactggGACTCTTTTCACTGCCCCAGACCATCCCATCAGCACCACTCTGCCCTCCTGTCCTCTGAGGACAGGGCTCATTCACACTGCCTGACCCGGGCAGTGTCCAGACATGTGGGTACCCAGGTGCTTGTCACCTCCAGCACTCCCTGAACACCTTGCAAAGCCTTCAACTCACTTCGtgcctctccccatcccctgccctgcccctcaCAGAGCTTCCCTGCTCTCAGTGCCCaagcagggaggctgcagcaccaacaccctccagggacagagcagcccagcaagTCCCAGTGTGGAAGGGGAAGAGGGCAGAGGAATGAATATGCAGCaccctcctctgctgccctctgGGACTGGAtggagtggctgacacagcCCTCACAGCCATCAAAGAGAGGAGACCCTACCCAATAATGAGATTAAAATAGCAATGAGCCTGAGATTAGCATCCAAGATACAGTCACTTGctgtcagcacagcagcaaaaacCTCTCCAGTTTAATGCACAATGCCTGGTGACAAACCAGCCACAATCAATAGCACAGGTCATTGCTCACCAGGCTGGAAAGCACCCAccagtgggacagggaggaagggggagagatCTGGCCCTGTCTTCACTGGAAAGGAGGGATTGGATGGATCCCGACGGGCAGAGCAGCCGGGCTGAGCTTTCAACGTTTTTCCTTGCGTGTCATTCTCACTTGGAAGGAAAACGTGCAGGATTAATGCCACCTTCTCcaagggagaggagatgggaatACAAAACCATTTCCATTAAGCCCTCTGGTTGATGGAAGACTTCAGGTGTGAATTGGATAAATGTCACTTAAACCCCACATGATGAATTAGTGGCTGTAAGGAGCCATTAACCGATGCCAAACTGATTTAATTCAGAAAACCACATCTCACTTTTATCaacagaggaagagcagagaagaaCCCGTGGGCAGCCAGGGGCTGGGTGCAGGGCACCCCACGGCTCAGCACACCCCGGGACACGAGGGGAGAAGCTTCCTCCACCCCCACGCCCGCTTCCCACGGCGGCTCCGCCCGAACCCGGGGGTCCGGGGGGCTCGGAACTCACCGGCGAGGGGCGATGCCCCGGGACGAAGCGGCTTCGCTTCCAGAGCCGGGAAAAGGCATCCCGGGAAAAGGCATCCCGGGAAAAGGCATCGGGAGGGAGCTCGCAGCAAGCCCCGAAGTCGCGGGGATTTGCGGGAGGGTCGGCGaaccccaaagccccccccGCATCCCCTGCGCTGGGACCGCGGCGGGAGCGGGAGAGCCCGGAGCCGGCTCCGCGGTTCGGGTGACAATGGGGCTGGGTACCGGCCCCGCTCACCGGCACCACACACCCGCACCGCTCACCGCACACACACCGGCCCCGCACACCGGCCCCGCTCGCCGGCACCTCACGCCGGCACCGCACGCCGCACACACACCGGCACCGCACACACACCCGCACCGCTCACCGGTGCCGCACACCGGTCCCGCACGCCGGTACCGCTCACGCCGGCACCACACACCGCACACACACCGGTACCGCACGCCGGTCCCGGCCCGGCTCGGTGCTCGGCTCCCCCCGCAGGGCGATGCCGCCGCGCCCCGAGGCACCGCACCCCCAGGGCGTCCCGGCGGCAGCACGGGGGGTGCGGGTCCCCGTCACCCCCGGCTTTTGCCTTCTCCGGGGCGCACAAAAAGTGAGGaagtgcccccccccccccaagccccccaactcctccccagtgccccccaaaggggctcagctcagctcGGCTCGGCTCGGGGGGTCACGCACcctcccgtcccgtcccgttCCCCCCGGGCAGGGTGCGGGTGAGCGCGGTGCGAGAACGCTGCCTACCTGTGGGCGGCTGCGGGgtctgagcagggcagggctgtgcgGGCAGCgggaggggaggcagagctgctgcgGGGCAGGGGGTGTTCAAACCCGagcggaggaggaggaggaggaggaggagagggaggagggaggaggaggagacaggGGGAAGGCAGTGGGGGAATGCGGAGAGGAACTGGGGACGCCGGGAATCCCGGGGGAATGGGGTGCATGGTGCGGGGGGAGGGCGGGCTGGGAGGGGCTCCGGGGGTGCGGGAGTGTCCGGgggcaggagctgaggctgCCCCGGCAAGGGACCGGGCAGACAAAGGACGGAGACAAAGGCAGAGCGGCCCGGGGGGGGTCCTGGGAgcggggagagagggggggtgcGCATCCCGTTCCCGCTCACCTGCGGGGCGGGCGCGGCGGGGCTCTCCGCAGCGGCTCCTCCGCGTTAcgggaaggggctgggaagcCGGGCCCGGAGGAACCAACGTCCCCCGCTCCCTGTCCCGAGCCCCCAGCCCCGCAGCCTCGGGGGGAACCTGCGGGACGGGGGGCACCGAGCGGGAGCAGCACCCGCGGACcccgcaccccccccccccccccgcacctTCCCCGCTCCTCCCTCCGCCAGGGGGCGCTGGGGCGGCCGCCGCCGTGACGTCACACAGCCGCGACACCGCCCGGGCTGCGACCGCCGGCGGTGCCGGTAACGGAGCGGGGAGGGTGCGGGGGGTGCGGGGTTGCGGGGCCGTGAGCCCTGAGGGGCCCCGGGGGAAGGGAGGGCGGTGCTGAGCGCTCTGCGGGATCCGGTTTGGGAGGGCAGCGGGGGGGATCTCGGGAATGCCGCGGGAACACCGGAGGAGCGGCGGTACCGCGGGGTCACCGTCCCCGCCCCGGGGCCGCGATCTCTCCCGCCGCCTGCCCGCTCCTTACGGACACGGCCCGGGGGCGGGGGGAGCGCTCGGggttcccctttccctccccgGGGGCAGGAGAGCCGTGCGGGATCGGTGCGGGAGCCGGGGCAGGAGAAACGGAGCGGCCGGGGGTGAGGGACTCCGTGTTACACCGGATCCCGGGTGTGCTTCCCCTCCCTGGAATGGCTTCACAGGCACAGAGAAGGGAGCGTGGGCTTCCCCCTTCCTggtccttcccctttccttcccctgccttctccttcccatcccttcccctttttccccctttccccccttctttccctccttcctttcccccctttttcccccttttccccctttcctttttccccccctcctttcccccccctcctttcccccccctccttttccccccctccttttccccccctccttttccccccctccttttcctcccctccttttcccccctccttttcccctttcctttccccccttcctttttccccctccttttcccccctccttttccccccttccttttccccccttccttttccccccttccttttccccccttccttttccccccttccttttccccccttccttttccccccttccttttcccccttccttttcctcccttccttttctcccctccttttcccccctcctttccccctttcccttcccttcttgcTGCCTCTGGGAATTCTGGAGATGAACCTCCATAGGTCTCCTGTGCTTGTGGGACACATTCCATATTAACTTACCCCTCTCTGCAGGTTGGGTTTCCTGGGGCCTGGGCAGAGGCTGTGTTggtcctgggcagcagcagaattcccaGGCTGTGGGATCAGTGGGAGGCAGATCCTGCcctgaaaaggaaaagtctCATGGTAGTGGTGTGAGAATAACCCCACAGAACAGAGCAGCTTCTCTTGTGGTACAGGAGttagaaaggaaacaaaatgctcCTTCTGCCACTAAAAAGTGAGAGAGTGAACAGTGCTGcatgggaaggaaggaagagttCCAGGAAGGAGGagttgtgtccagttctgggcccctcagctcaggaaggagattgaggtgctggagcaggtccagagaagagcaaggaggctgggaagggatccagcacaagtcctgtgaggaagggctgagggagctgggggtgttgaggctggagaagaggaggctcaggggagacctcatcactctctccaactccctgaaaggaggttggagccaggggggggttgggcagatatcagtgggacaagagggcatggactaaagaattttttcctaatatccaacccaaacctcccctggcagagcttcagctctgccaggggaggtttgggttggatattaggaaagaattctttgcagagagggtgctcagccattggaatgggctgcccagggaaggggtggattctccatccctggagatatttcaaaagagcctggatgtggcactcagtgccatgggctgggaaccacggggggagtggagcaagggttggacttgaggagctctgaggtcccttccaacccagcccattctgtgattctgtgagttcTCCAGctcagtggcagcaggaggTTGGGGGCTCCATCAGCTGACTGCATCCAGAATAAAGGAGCCAGGGAATGAATAAATGTTCTTCCTGTGCTTGTTTCCAGGCTGTGGGCAGGATGACCACTCTGACCAGGCAGGACCTGAATTTTGGGCAAGGTAATGGCTTGTGCTGAGCTCTGTGGGGCTCTGaaggctgctggggctgggggcttgCTCTGTCCCTACCCTTCTGCAGccaaggggaaaggggagaacTTGACACGAGGCAAAAGACcttaaaaaattcttctgagTGCTTCCCCCCTCTGTAAGGAGCTTCAggagcttttccttttgctttgcagTTGTTGCAGATGTTCTTTCAGAATTTCTGGAAGTGGCTGTTCACCTCATCTTGTATGTCAGAGAAGTTTACCCTATTGGGAtctttcagaagaggaaaaaatacaacGTCCCTGTCCAGGTAGGAGATTTTCCTggaagctgccaggcagaagaGCAGGGAGCTACCTAACAGGGGCAGCTCTGACCCCTCACTGTGTTTCCTGCAGATGTCCTGCCACCCAGAGCTCAATCAGTACATCCAGGACACCCTGCACTGTGTGAAGCCACTGCTGGAGAAGGTGAGGTCATGGCAGGGCCTGATGGAAAGGAGAACAAACTCTGCCTGTAttgcagaaattatttactAAATCCCTACAGAATGTATTAGCTGATAAAGTTaccaataaaaattaaaataaggcctgcagctttgctttgcagTTAAGGCCCTGCCTTGCTGCTGATCATTTAGGTGCCAATTAACACAATTAATACCTGGATATCAGGATGTGCACTTGGATACTTCCAGTTCCATCACCTCACACTTAACAGTCCCAACACTTCAGCACCCACCTGGCAGAATATTTGTGCAGCAAGAGCAGGCACTGGGATGAGGGCTGGAGGTTGGCATTTGGTCAGCAGCTCCCTAGGCCTCAGTGATAAAGCTGTCACTTTACATCCAGCAAGAAATGGCTctgcagaaagcatttttctgatCAGCAAGAATGATCAGACAGTGCTCCAGCGTTGGGTGATTGCTGCTGGGAGCCACAGCACCTCAACCTGCTCCCACTTCACCAGAAGCATGGCAAGCACCCTggctgcagaaataaaagggattttttttttttttttttttctttcttgcagaaCGACGTGGAGAAAGTTGTAGTGGTAATCCTGGACAAAGAGCACCACCCTGTGGAGAGATTTGTCTTTGAGATCACCCAGCCCCCTCTTCTTTCCATCAGGTAAAGTCTCCCTTACTGCTGGCCCCTGGCATCCAGCCCCTGGCATCCAGCCCCTGGCATCCAGCCCTGCCTCTGGGTTCTGGAAGCAGCTCCAGGTGCTTTATGCACCCCAGTGACAGCTGCTGTCCCCAAAACAGCTCAGAGTCCCTGCTGTCCCACGTGGAGCAGCTGCTTCGTGCCTTCATCCTGAAGATCAGTGTGTGTGATGCTGTGCTGGACAACAACCCCCCAGGTCAGCCTGTCCCCTCTTAACAACCCCCCAGGTCAGCCTGTTCCCTCTCACAACCCCCCAGGTCAGCCTGTTCCCTCTGACAACCCCCCAGGTCAGCCTGTTCCCTCTGACAACCCCCCAGGTCAGCCTGTTCCCTCTAACAACCCCCCAGGTCAGCCTGTTCCCTCTGACAACCCCCCAGGTCAGCCTGTTCCCTCTCACAACCCCCCAGGTCAGCCTGTCCCCTCTAACAACCCCCAGGTCAGCCTGTTCCCTCTCAACAACCCCCCAGGTCAGCCTGTTCCCTCTCACAACCCCCAGGTCagcctgtcccctctgcctgaCAGCCAGGGCTTGAGTCCCCAGCTGTGCCTGATCCTCTGGGAATTCTCCCCTGACCTGGAACACGTTTCCCTCCCAGGTTGCACCTTCACAGTTCTGGTTCACACCCGGGAGGCTGCCACAAGGAACATGGAAAAGATCCAGGTGATCAAGGTGAGGGGTGTCTCCTGCAAAGCCTGGGAATAAGGGAGTTTGGGGACCTCTGAATTCAAggcttggagctgctctgaATACACCTGAGATTCCCACCTCATCCAGGAGGTAACACATCACAGCTTGGCCTGGAATCTGTGAGCACTGAGCACACACACCCCACCCAGGcacccagcctggagctgcttgCTCACTCCCAAGTGCTCTGACACTCAGACAGCTCCTCCAGAGCagcccccatcccacagccacaTCTGGGTGGCTCAGTCCTTACTGAaccttgttttccttgtttttcctaAACTGCTGCAGTTTGGGtgcacaaatacattttttcaccTTGCAGAAAGTAAGTAAGTGTGCAGATCACTTTATAGAGCAAGGTTACTTTAAGAAACTCTTCTGAGGTTCAGGGAAATTGCTCTCTTAGCAAACTTATTTTGGGTGTCCTTAGGCACAATAAATAAAGCATCAGTGAAGAAACTAAAATAGTTTCAAAATGGAAGTCTGCTCTGTATCATTTGGGAATGGAAACTGGAGGCAGGCCAGCCCCTgacctgcagggacaggagtCCATGCCCTGTGCATTTTTAAGTTGTAATTAAATGCTAATGAACAGAACACATTAGCTCAAGGACAGCTAAGAGTACATTTTCTAAAGAAGTGAGATGCCACTTTTGGAATAAGTGAAGTGGGTTAATATATTATATTCAaatataataacaataataataataatagcaacaACAATTACAATAGCATAACAGCAATATAATTATATTGACTaataatataaatgtatatttaataatttgtttaaatttactttaatatttaataataataaatataatactATAACTTCAATATATTATAATCAAATATTATATTTGATGCTGTAACTGAAGATAATTATGAGGAGGCACAGAGCAGTGTGCCAGGGTTGAGTTTTGCTGTTTGGCTTCCCTGTTTCTTCTGAGATCTCTCAGTTAATGCTGACCTAGTGCTGAGAAAGAGCTCACCTTACAGAGCCTGCCAGCCTCTGGAAATAAAGCCCTTTGTGTTCCAGGACTTCCCGTGGATCCTTGCTGATGAACAAGATGTGCACATGCACGACCCCAGGCTGATTCCCCTGAAAACCATGACCTCTGATCTCCTAAAGGTGAGCAGAGCATTGACACTGCAAACACCTCTCAGCTGTGTCTGCTCTGGGGCCAGCTCTGCACTTTTCTGTAGTTAACAACTTTAATACTGCTGAGCAATCAAGTTTAATCTCACAGTAATTCAAACAGGGCAAGACTCCTCACAATAAAAATTCCCCTGGTTACGAGGGAAGGTACAAACTCTCCCTCTTTAGCCTggtgcagggtttttttcccagttaccTACCTGCATAACTGAAGCTGATCTCTCCCCTCCAGATGCAGCTGTACGTAGAGGAAAGAGCCCACAAAGGCACCTGATTTCCAGCCAGCCTTGCCTTGGAGCCTCATCTGATCTTCCAGTGGAACAAGACAGCTCACAAACCACCCCTTGCCCACCCTCTCCTCAGCAGGCCTGCTGGGTGAATgtagagcagctgctgcctcttgaTTTCAAGTGCTCTTACCACTGTACATAGAACTGACTTGGAATGTGGAGCCAGAGCCTGTTCCCACGTGCCCTGGTGTGGGGGACTGAGCAAAAAGGTTT
Proteins encoded in this window:
- the MAD2L2 gene encoding mitotic spindle assembly checkpoint protein MAD2B — protein: MTTLTRQDLNFGQVVADVLSEFLEVAVHLILYVREVYPIGIFQKRKKYNVPVQMSCHPELNQYIQDTLHCVKPLLEKNDVEKVVVVILDKEHHPVERFVFEITQPPLLSISSESLLSHVEQLLRAFILKISVCDAVLDNNPPGCTFTVLVHTREAATRNMEKIQVIKDFPWILADEQDVHMHDPRLIPLKTMTSDLLKMQLYVEERAHKGT